In Bacillus sp. 2205SS5-2, the sequence TTGATTATTCAAAAGAGAAGCAACAAACACTTTTCGTGCAACCGCCGCATTACGAAGTGCAACCGTCCCATTTGTAGTGGATAGTAGAATTGATTTCCCTTTGACAAAAGGTCGTAACAAAATTGGGCTAGGATACAAAAACCCCTTAAGTGGGAATGCCCGATCTTCCCCAGCAAGGAGATAATCTCCTTTAGGATTAGTTTTATTTATATGTCTTGCTTCAGCCGGGTTTAATACGGGAATCACTTCCCTAGCTCCATCAAATAGAACAGACGTAATCGTCGTGGTCGCCAGTAATATATCGAGGACAACCGCAACTTTATATCCTTCTGTTAACTTGGCAGAATTGATTTCTTCTTTTCTCGTCAGAAGGTGTATTTTCGGCATAAATCCCCCTCAAATGATCACTTAATTTAGAAAATTTTATTCTTAGGAAGACCTTTGTTTTTAGAATATTAATCAGTTTCATTCCACAATAATATTGCGACTATGAATCAATAAACTTTTCACAAATTCATTAAAACGAGCAAAGCGCTGATCTTTCGTTTGTCCCTTTAGATAGCGATAATAGATTTGTTGACAAATCACAGCAAGTTTAAAATAAGCAAACGTTAAATAAAAGTTCATTCTTGATACATCTCTCCCGCTTTTTTTCGCATAGAGCTCGATAAATT encodes:
- a CDS encoding 2-phosphosulfolactate phosphatase, yielding MPKIHLLTRKEEINSAKLTEGYKVAVVLDILLATTTITSVLFDGAREVIPVLNPAEARHINKTNPKGDYLLAGEDRAFPLKGFLYPSPILLRPFVKGKSILLSTTNGTVALRNAAVARKVFVASLLNNQAVSDAVKKIKGAETIVVICAGNSGEFCLEDFYGAGDFIHCLMKDNEQIYSLSDAAKTALFFYQGTSKMVDVLSASSVGQFLQKVSSFDEVLFASTKRNLPIVPILEDQKVVNQLSNLQKE